GTGAAGTTCTCCGGGAGTTGGTCGGATCTCGACCCCGACAAGATCATTGCCGAGATCTACCGCCGGCGGCAGGTGGGTTCGCGCCCAGCGGGCCGGCCCTGATGACCTTTATCCTCGATGCCGACTGGATCATTGAGGCGGCGGCCGGGCGGCCGCGGGCGACGGGGACGCTCGTGCGGCCTTGCGTCGCGCGCGATCGCCGTCAGCGTGATCACGGCGGCGGAAATCCACGAAGCGGCCTTCAGTTCCTCGAATCCCGATGCCAGGATCGCTGGTTTGCGCGCCTTTCTGCAGCCGTTCCAACTGCTGGGTGTCAACGAGCCGATTGCAATCCGTTTCGCGGAAATTCGCGCTTATCTGCGCCGACGTCGCCAGATCATCTCGGACTTCGATATCCTGCTCGGAGCAACGGCGCTCCACCATGATCTGACCGTGCTTACGTTCAACCGCCGTCATTTCGAGCGCATCCCCGATCTGCGCCTCTACCATGCGGACGACGGCCAGGTGTGAGTTCCATCCGCGATGCTCAGTGATCGAGAACGCCTCGCTCGCGGCCTATGTTCCCGGCAACGGCCGCGGCACGTCGCCGGCGGTGAGGCCGCCGTCTACCACCAGCGCGTGGCCGGTGATGTACGAGGCCTCATCCGAGCAGAGAAAGAGCACCGCTCGCGCGATCTCCTCCGGCCGGCCCACGCGGCCCAGCAGCACGCGCTGGCCCATCTGCTGCCAGACCGGCTCCTGCTGCTCCGCCGGCAGCTCGGCGATGTTGCGGAAGATCGGCGTGCGGATGATGCCCGGGCAGACGCAGTTGACGCGGATGCCGTCGCGCCCCACTTCGGCGGCGATCGAGCGCGTGAGGTTGATCACGCCCGCCTTCGCCGCGCTGTAGGCGTGCAGCAGCGCCGAGCCGCGCAGGCCCGCGACCGAGGCCGTGCTCACGATCGCGCCGCCGCCCGCCTTGCGCAGCTCCGGAATTGCGTACTTGCAGCCTAAATAAATCGACTTCAGGTCCACGTCGATCACGAGATCCCAGTCATCTTCGACGATCTCGGTGATGCTGCCGCCGCGGCCCAGCCCGGCGTTGTTGTAGAGCAGGTCGAGCTTGCCGAAACGCTCTACGGCGGTGCGCACCATGCCGGCCACGTCTTCGGCCACGGAGACATCGGTGTGGACGTAGGCCGCCTTGCTGCCGGCCGCCTCGATCTCGGCCAGCACCGTCTTGCCGCGTTCATCCTGCACGTCTGCAAGCAACACCGCGGCGCCCTCGGCCGCGAACAGCCGCGCCGTCGCCGCGCCGATGCCCGAGGCCGCGCCCGTGATCAGCGCGACTTTGCCGTCGAGCCTGCCCATACGCCCCTCCGGGGCGAGGAAATAGGAGAGAGGAAAGAGAAAATAGGACCGAGGTGAGAACCGTTCCCCCCTATTTTCTATTTCCTGAATTCTATTTCCTCGTACCTCGCTCCTGGTTCCTCGTTCCTCGTTCCTACGGCCGGTACACCACCTTGCACTCGTGCGGGTCGGAGAGCGCCTTGAACGCCGCCGGCAGGCCGTCCAGGTCGGTGATGCGCGTGACCAGCGGCGAGGTGTCCACGGCGCCCTCCGCAATCGCGCCCAGCGCCTCGGCGAA
This window of the Dehalococcoidia bacterium genome carries:
- a CDS encoding SDR family NAD(P)-dependent oxidoreductase, with the protein product MGRLDGKVALITGAASGIGAATARLFAAEGAAVLLADVQDERGKTVLAEIEAAGSKAAYVHTDVSVAEDVAGMVRTAVERFGKLDLLYNNAGLGRGGSITEIVEDDWDLVIDVDLKSIYLGCKYAIPELRKAGGGAIVSTASVAGLRGSALLHAYSAAKAGVINLTRSIAAEVGRDGIRVNCVCPGIIRTPIFRNIAELPAEQQEPVWQQMGQRVLLGRVGRPEEIARAVLFLCSDEASYITGHALVVDGGLTAGDVPRPLPGT
- a CDS encoding type II toxin-antitoxin system VapC family toxin; protein product: MPTGSLRRRPGGRGRRGRSCGLASRAIAVSVITAAEIHEAAFSSSNPDARIAGLRAFLQPFQLLGVNEPIAIRFAEIRAYLRRRRQIISDFDILLGATALHHDLTVLTFNRRHFERIPDLRLYHADDGQV